A window of Brachybacterium fresconis contains these coding sequences:
- the cofE gene encoding coenzyme F420-0:L-glutamate ligase, translated as MTPTQSPQVAPSASVPSSRPPSPGAVQVLPVHGIPEIREGDDLATLLAPELETLRVRDGDVLCVSTKIVSKAAGLRVAPEERDAAVEAAAVRTVARRRHTHVVTSVVQIPSGPVMAAAGVDSSNAPDGPLLLPEDPDACARRLRDALAEQLDLQLGVLLTDTSSRIWRMGVGDIALGAAGVASLQDLRGEVDADGRPLSVTVRALADEIAAAADLVKGKSGGVPAAIVRGVPAATGADVPARDLSRTGGEDWFRRPSLESVWVALGLSLDQEPIARMSPEPAAERLRRALEVAALPRPGTAARRATARLASPLGRGAAHTDRSDGNAVPPPPGDASVPRGAPAPDGPDGPCTPPVVRIEVTPLGAGPADWIAAGELAERIRTALGAESIADPLPPVQIEITHPLTPEDPR; from the coding sequence GTGACCCCGACACAGAGTCCGCAGGTCGCACCGTCCGCGAGCGTCCCGTCGAGCCGCCCGCCGTCCCCGGGAGCGGTCCAGGTCCTGCCCGTCCACGGTATCCCGGAGATCCGCGAGGGTGATGATCTCGCGACCCTGCTCGCCCCCGAGCTGGAGACCCTCCGGGTCCGCGACGGCGACGTGCTGTGCGTCTCGACCAAGATCGTCTCGAAGGCTGCCGGACTGCGGGTGGCCCCGGAGGAGCGCGACGCCGCGGTCGAGGCCGCGGCCGTGCGGACCGTCGCCCGCCGCCGCCACACCCACGTCGTCACCTCGGTGGTGCAGATCCCCTCCGGGCCGGTGATGGCCGCCGCCGGGGTGGATTCCTCGAACGCCCCCGACGGGCCGCTGCTGCTGCCCGAGGACCCCGACGCCTGTGCCCGACGGCTGCGGGATGCGCTGGCCGAGCAGCTGGACCTGCAGCTCGGCGTGCTGCTGACGGACACCTCCTCCCGGATCTGGCGCATGGGGGTGGGGGACATCGCTCTCGGTGCCGCCGGCGTCGCCTCCCTGCAGGACCTGCGCGGAGAGGTCGACGCCGACGGCCGCCCGCTGAGCGTCACGGTCCGGGCGCTGGCCGACGAGATCGCCGCCGCCGCGGACCTCGTCAAGGGGAAGTCCGGCGGGGTGCCCGCGGCGATCGTGCGCGGGGTGCCCGCGGCGACCGGAGCCGACGTCCCGGCGCGCGACCTCTCCCGCACCGGGGGCGAGGACTGGTTCCGCCGACCCAGCCTGGAGTCGGTGTGGGTCGCCCTCGGGCTCTCCCTCGACCAGGAGCCGATCGCCCGGATGTCCCCCGAGCCCGCGGCAGAACGCCTCCGTCGTGCCCTCGAGGTGGCCGCACTCCCCCGCCCCGGGACCGCGGCCCGCCGCGCGACCGCCCGTCTCGCCTCGCCCCTCGGACGCGGCGCCGCTCATACCGACCGATCGGACGGGAACGCGGTACCCCCACCACCGGGCGATGCCTCGGTCCCCCGGGGCGCACCGGCCCCGGACGGGCCCGACGGTCCATGCACCCCGCCCGTCGTGCGCATCGAGGTCACGCCCCTCGGCGCGGGGCCTGCGGACTGGATCGCCGCCGGGGAGCTCGCCGAACGGATCCGCACCGCCCTCGGCGCGGAGTCGATCGCCGACCCCCTGCCGCCGGTGCAGATCGAGATCACCCACCCCCTGACCCCGGAGGATCCACGATGA
- a CDS encoding TIGR03089 family protein, translating to MSPQTSTQLLTALERSGPRPALAWYGEAARIELSGHVLANWVIKSIGHLHDELALEPEETVVLDLPVHWKRLALALAAWSLGADVTILDRDRDGKQDPEHAAAGPAPRVVATDRPDSPLAADADEVLALEAVSLAPRFDGTLPALAHDWVAEVRASPDQLGVDLPAWSGPSPAVAAPLGGGAVTRLLVAGDGLTAAPEMLGALLAGGGIVGPRAAVGEDRAREEAVTGHASGA from the coding sequence ATGAGCCCCCAGACATCCACCCAGCTGCTCACGGCGCTCGAGCGCAGCGGGCCCCGCCCCGCCCTCGCCTGGTACGGCGAAGCCGCCCGCATCGAGCTGTCCGGGCACGTGCTGGCCAACTGGGTGATCAAGTCCATCGGCCATCTGCACGACGAGCTCGCCCTCGAACCCGAGGAGACGGTGGTGCTGGACCTTCCCGTGCACTGGAAGCGTCTGGCGCTGGCCCTGGCCGCCTGGTCGCTCGGCGCGGACGTGACGATCCTGGACCGAGACCGAGACGGGAAACAGGACCCCGAGCACGCCGCCGCCGGCCCGGCGCCCCGGGTGGTGGCGACGGATCGTCCCGACTCCCCCCTCGCCGCGGACGCCGACGAGGTGCTGGCCCTCGAGGCGGTCTCGCTCGCGCCCCGCTTCGACGGAACGCTGCCGGCCCTGGCCCACGACTGGGTGGCGGAGGTGCGGGCGAGCCCGGACCAGCTGGGCGTCGACCTGCCGGCCTGGAGCGGCCCCTCGCCCGCCGTCGCCGCCCCGCTCGGCGGGGGCGCGGTGACGCGGCTCCTGGTGGCGGGCGACGGGCTGACCGCGGCGCCCGAGATGCTCGGTGCCCTGCTGGCCGGCGGCGGGATCGTCGGTCCTCGGGCTGCGGTCGGCGAGGACCGGGCCCGGGAGGAAGCGGTCACGGGACACGCGAGCGGCGCCTGA
- a CDS encoding ABC transporter ATP-binding protein, translating to MSPNPQDVPTSAAVPTETEMVRVEHVTKQFSLRHDHSLKELVFSALQRKKLADTFLALDDVDLTVHAGETVGLIGFNGSGKSTLLKTISGVLFPDRGRVMLRGRVAGLIEVGAGFHPDLSGRENVYLNGAILGMSRAQIEAKFAEIVAFSEIEEFIDTEVKYYSSGMFLRLAFSVAVHTDPDIFLVDEILSVGDEPFQRKCLERIRELQEAGRTMVVVSHELEMLEKLCTRIVVLRRGSIVFDGDPTQAVATLRAD from the coding sequence ATGAGTCCGAACCCGCAGGATGTGCCGACCTCGGCCGCCGTCCCCACCGAGACGGAGATGGTGCGCGTCGAGCACGTGACCAAGCAGTTCTCCCTGCGCCACGATCACTCCCTCAAGGAGCTGGTGTTCTCGGCGCTGCAGCGCAAGAAGCTGGCCGACACCTTCCTGGCCCTGGACGACGTGGACCTCACCGTGCACGCGGGGGAGACGGTGGGGCTGATCGGCTTCAACGGCTCGGGGAAGTCCACGCTGCTCAAGACCATCTCCGGGGTGCTGTTCCCCGATCGCGGGCGGGTGATGCTGCGCGGGAGGGTGGCCGGCCTGATCGAGGTGGGGGCCGGATTCCACCCTGATCTGTCCGGGCGCGAGAACGTCTATCTCAACGGGGCGATCCTCGGCATGAGCCGGGCGCAGATCGAGGCGAAGTTCGCCGAGATCGTCGCCTTCAGCGAGATCGAGGAGTTCATCGACACCGAGGTGAAGTACTACAGCTCGGGCATGTTCCTGCGCCTGGCCTTCTCGGTGGCGGTGCACACCGATCCGGACATCTTCCTGGTCGACGAGATCCTCTCGGTCGGCGACGAACCCTTCCAGCGCAAGTGCCTGGAACGGATCCGGGAGCTCCAGGAGGCCGGGCGCACGATGGTCGTGGTCTCCCACGAGCTGGAGATGCTCGAGAAGCTGTGCACGCGCATCGTCGTGCTGCGCCGGGGCTCGATCGTCTTCGACGGGGACCCGACGCAGGCCGTCGCCACCCTGCGCGCGGACTGA
- a CDS encoding ABC transporter permease yields the protein MTAAAQPPAADQPPAAGPPSRAEQAQGWRAPGQDAGWLNPLHERFLLRLLVRKELRVRYRGSMLGMLWSYVKPAVQFIVFYIALGVFLELNKGTPAYAVYLFSGIVVINLFGEVFGNATRSITGNAPLVSKIYLPSQLFPWSSMIVALVHFVPQLLVLVVGALLFGWLPSPTALVAFGLGMLILLVFTMGLGMLAAALNAAFRDVENFVDLLVMVATWLSPVLYRITMVQEAIGGTIWWWLYQLNPLTIVVELFHVAFWRYSPEVVEGVAQDPSLMAPGEPFGLWWAGLLIAGATFVLGTVVFERSTRRFAQEL from the coding sequence GTGACCGCGGCAGCACAGCCTCCCGCGGCGGATCAGCCTCCCGCGGCAGGACCCCCGTCCCGCGCCGAGCAGGCGCAGGGGTGGCGGGCACCGGGGCAGGACGCCGGATGGCTGAACCCTCTGCACGAGCGGTTCCTGCTGAGGCTGCTGGTGCGCAAGGAGCTGCGGGTCCGGTATCGCGGCAGCATGCTCGGCATGCTGTGGAGCTACGTGAAGCCCGCGGTGCAGTTCATCGTCTTCTACATCGCCCTGGGCGTGTTCCTGGAGCTGAACAAGGGCACCCCCGCCTATGCGGTGTACCTGTTCAGCGGGATCGTGGTGATCAACCTGTTCGGGGAGGTGTTCGGCAACGCCACCCGGTCGATCACCGGCAACGCCCCGCTGGTCTCGAAGATCTACCTGCCCAGCCAGCTGTTCCCCTGGTCGTCCATGATCGTGGCGCTGGTGCACTTCGTGCCGCAGCTGCTGGTGCTGGTGGTGGGGGCGCTGCTGTTCGGCTGGCTGCCCTCGCCGACCGCGCTGGTCGCCTTCGGCCTGGGCATGCTGATCCTGCTGGTGTTCACCATGGGACTGGGCATGCTCGCGGCCGCGCTGAACGCCGCCTTCCGGGATGTCGAGAACTTCGTGGACCTGCTGGTCATGGTCGCCACCTGGTTGTCCCCGGTGCTGTACCGGATCACGATGGTCCAGGAGGCGATCGGGGGGACGATCTGGTGGTGGCTGTACCAGCTGAACCCGCTGACCATCGTGGTCGAGCTGTTCCACGTCGCCTTCTGGCGCTACTCCCCGGAGGTCGTGGAGGGGGTCGCGCAGGATCCCTCGCTGATGGCTCCCGGGGAGCCCTTCGGCCTGTGGTGGGCCGGGCTGCTGATCGCCGGGGCGACCTTCGTCCTCGGCACCGTCGTCTTCGAGCGCTCCACGCGGCGCTTCGCGCAGGAACTGTGA
- a CDS encoding glycosyltransferase translates to MNAIPAASGGTDETPEVPPQRLLQRLIMPAEASADIVPLYIEAEDVRSGVTGGSFGLGGTDRDAAGATTDAARPGTQVHVDATELNDRYAVQIPPRSMRSFATYFNAFPASYWRRWTPVRSIRLSIRTAGRGELVIMRSTARGTLQRQTSRTVEGGPAEQVFDLPLTAFGDGGWYWFDAYSGDEDLTILGARWTADADLARTEGTFSISMTTMNKVPYCLDNIATIAEDPDLRALLDVMYVIDQGSDRLRDHTDELAGLQDELGGQLRIIEQGNIGGSGGFSRGMYEASTAGASTYVMNCDDDIVIEPESLIRMTTFADFATRPTIVGAHMFDLNNRAVLHTFGEVVDPWRIQPSLPDPEAVLGHDFSISPLRSTPWLHRRADVDYNGWWSCLIPTETVRAIGLSLPLFIKWDDAEYGLRAKQAGYPTVSLPGAGVWHMSWVDKDDLVGWQAYFHERNRIITALLHSPYERGGRVVKESQFMDVKHLISMQYYTEAGRLMAQQDVLEGPDALHPSIGTKLPQIREMAAAFDDASAKKDLDHYPPVRLDKPPRKGRPFTEPARPLLPAWTVKTLAKQLVKPPKPRSEENPQAAIAHIDAKWWRLSAYDSALVSNAEGTQVSWYKRDRRQVRSMLAGAIGAHVQLHRRWPELQRAYREAAQRITSFEAWERTFAQNPAPVRDRDRDEAAVAAEAGDAPA, encoded by the coding sequence ATGAACGCGATCCCTGCCGCATCCGGCGGCACCGACGAGACCCCCGAGGTCCCGCCGCAGCGGCTGCTGCAACGACTGATCATGCCCGCAGAGGCGTCGGCGGACATCGTTCCGCTGTACATCGAGGCGGAGGATGTGCGCTCCGGCGTCACCGGCGGCTCCTTCGGGCTCGGAGGCACCGACCGGGACGCGGCGGGGGCGACCACGGACGCGGCGCGACCGGGGACCCAGGTCCACGTGGACGCGACCGAGCTCAACGATCGGTACGCGGTGCAGATCCCGCCGCGTTCGATGCGATCCTTCGCCACCTACTTCAACGCCTTCCCGGCCAGCTACTGGCGCCGCTGGACCCCGGTGCGCTCGATCCGTCTGAGCATCCGCACCGCAGGCCGGGGCGAGCTGGTGATCATGCGCTCCACGGCGCGCGGGACGCTGCAGCGCCAGACGTCCCGCACCGTCGAGGGCGGTCCCGCCGAGCAGGTCTTCGACCTGCCCCTGACCGCCTTCGGCGACGGCGGCTGGTACTGGTTCGACGCCTACTCCGGCGACGAGGACCTCACGATCCTGGGGGCGCGATGGACGGCCGACGCCGATCTTGCCCGCACCGAGGGCACCTTCTCGATCTCGATGACGACGATGAACAAGGTCCCGTACTGCCTGGACAACATCGCCACCATCGCCGAGGACCCGGACCTGCGCGCGCTGCTGGACGTCATGTACGTGATCGACCAGGGATCGGACCGGCTCCGGGACCACACCGACGAGCTCGCCGGGCTCCAGGACGAGCTCGGCGGCCAGCTGCGGATCATCGAGCAGGGCAACATCGGCGGCAGCGGCGGCTTCTCCCGCGGCATGTACGAGGCCTCCACCGCCGGCGCCTCGACCTACGTGATGAACTGCGACGACGACATCGTGATCGAGCCGGAGTCGCTGATCCGGATGACCACCTTCGCCGATTTCGCCACCCGCCCCACGATCGTCGGCGCCCACATGTTCGACCTCAACAACCGTGCGGTGCTGCACACCTTCGGCGAGGTGGTCGATCCCTGGCGGATCCAGCCCTCGCTGCCGGACCCCGAGGCGGTCCTGGGCCATGACTTCTCGATCTCGCCGCTGCGCTCGACCCCGTGGCTGCACCGGCGGGCGGACGTGGACTACAACGGCTGGTGGAGCTGCCTGATCCCGACCGAGACGGTGCGTGCGATCGGGCTGAGCCTGCCGTTGTTCATCAAGTGGGACGACGCCGAGTACGGCCTGCGCGCGAAGCAGGCGGGGTATCCGACGGTGTCGCTGCCGGGCGCCGGCGTGTGGCACATGAGCTGGGTCGACAAGGACGACCTGGTGGGCTGGCAGGCCTACTTCCACGAGCGCAACCGGATCATCACCGCGCTGCTGCACTCCCCGTACGAGCGCGGCGGCCGCGTGGTCAAGGAGTCGCAGTTCATGGACGTCAAGCACCTGATCTCCATGCAGTACTACACCGAGGCCGGGCGGCTGATGGCCCAGCAGGACGTGCTCGAGGGGCCCGACGCGCTGCATCCGTCGATCGGCACCAAGCTGCCCCAGATCCGGGAGATGGCCGCCGCCTTCGACGACGCCTCCGCGAAGAAGGATCTCGACCACTATCCGCCGGTCCGTCTCGACAAGCCGCCGCGCAAGGGCCGGCCCTTCACCGAGCCGGCCCGTCCGCTGCTGCCCGCCTGGACCGTGAAGACCCTGGCCAAGCAGCTGGTGAAGCCGCCGAAGCCCCGCTCCGAGGAGAACCCGCAGGCCGCGATCGCGCACATCGACGCGAAGTGGTGGCGGCTGTCGGCCTACGACAGCGCTCTGGTCTCCAACGCGGAGGGCACCCAGGTGTCCTGGTACAAGCGGGACCGCCGGCAGGTGCGTTCGATGCTGGCCGGCGCGATCGGCGCGCACGTCCAGCTCCACCGCCGCTGGCCCGAGCTGCAGCGCGCCTACCGGGAGGCCGCCCAGCGCATCACCTCCTTCGAGGCCTGGGAGCGGACCTTCGCGCAGAACCCTGCCCCGGTCCGCGACCGCGACCGGGACGAGGCCGCTGTCGCCGCAGAGGCCGGGGACGCACCGGCGTGA
- the glf gene encoding UDP-galactopyranose mutase, producing MSTPDLLIVGSGLFGLTIAERAVAEHGARVTLIDRRPHLGGNAYSEVDPVTGIEVHKYGAHLFHTSNPRVWEYVRGFTDFTGYQHKVYTTHQGVVYPLPINLGTINQFFQAAYSPAEARALITEQAGELAGTDPENLDEKGISLIGRPLYEAFIKNYTGKQWQTDPKDLPASIISRLPVRYTYDNRYFSDKYEGLPAQGYTAWLERMADHPNIEVQLETDYFDDSQPLNKEAVRGNIPVVYTGPIDRYFDYQQGELGWRTIDLETEHHEVGDFQGTSVMNYADVEVPYTRIIEPRHFHPERDYPTDRTVIQREYSRFAESGDEPYYPINSGSDRETLLAYRELSDAEPRTLFGGRLGTYQYLDMHMAIGSALSMADNKLPDLLRA from the coding sequence GTGTCGACTCCTGACCTTCTGATCGTGGGCTCGGGCCTGTTCGGTCTGACCATCGCCGAGCGGGCGGTCGCCGAGCACGGTGCGCGGGTGACCCTCATCGACCGTCGGCCCCACCTCGGCGGCAACGCGTACTCGGAGGTGGATCCGGTCACCGGGATCGAAGTCCACAAGTACGGCGCCCACCTGTTCCACACCTCGAATCCCCGGGTCTGGGAGTACGTGCGGGGCTTCACGGATTTCACGGGCTACCAGCACAAGGTCTACACGACCCATCAGGGCGTGGTGTATCCGCTGCCGATCAACCTCGGCACGATCAACCAGTTCTTCCAGGCCGCGTACTCCCCGGCCGAGGCGCGGGCGCTGATCACCGAGCAGGCCGGTGAGCTGGCCGGCACCGACCCCGAGAACCTCGACGAGAAGGGCATCTCCCTGATCGGTCGTCCGCTGTACGAGGCGTTCATCAAGAACTACACCGGCAAGCAGTGGCAGACCGATCCCAAGGACCTGCCGGCCTCGATCATCTCGCGCCTGCCGGTGCGGTACACGTACGACAACCGGTACTTCAGCGACAAGTACGAGGGCCTGCCGGCGCAGGGCTACACCGCGTGGCTCGAGCGGATGGCCGACCACCCGAACATCGAGGTGCAGCTCGAGACCGACTACTTCGATGACTCGCAGCCGCTGAACAAGGAGGCCGTGCGGGGGAACATCCCGGTGGTCTACACGGGCCCCATCGACCGGTACTTCGACTACCAGCAGGGGGAGCTGGGCTGGCGCACCATCGATCTGGAGACCGAGCACCACGAGGTGGGCGACTTCCAGGGCACCTCGGTGATGAACTACGCCGACGTCGAGGTCCCCTACACGCGCATCATCGAGCCGCGCCACTTCCACCCCGAGCGCGACTATCCCACCGACCGCACGGTGATCCAGCGCGAGTACTCCCGCTTCGCCGAATCGGGCGACGAGCCGTACTACCCCATCAACTCCGGCTCGGACCGCGAGACCCTGCTGGCCTACCGCGAGCTCTCCGACGCGGAGCCGCGGACCCTGTTCGGCGGCCGGCTGGGCACCTACCAGTACCTCGACATGCACATGGCGATCGGCTCCGCCCTGTCGATGGCCGACAACAAGCTGCCCGACCTGCTGCGGGCGTGA
- a CDS encoding glycosyltransferase encodes MSAPSATPAPQGSTTPFVVLMPLWKRDVPERVVAAITSATREQQLRPDLFILTVDGPLTAELDALVARVEDGGFGPARVLRHDAHRGVASALQDGLEASPHELVARADADDLCRPDRFALQIPAMSGPPALDLMGGAMREFSDRLAPGDGPLRTRPLSHDEIVAYLPHHSPFHHPTIVLRRSVALAVGGYRDLPLLEDYWLWERMMLGGARMGNLAEVVVDYRVDEELFARRGGWRLFASDVRLQRRMVRDRVTSPGLFLRNLVLRGAYRVAPGWARRLGYRTFIEKSA; translated from the coding sequence GTGAGCGCCCCGTCGGCCACCCCCGCACCGCAGGGCTCGACCACGCCGTTCGTCGTGCTGATGCCGCTGTGGAAGCGCGATGTGCCCGAGCGCGTCGTGGCGGCCATCACCTCTGCCACCCGTGAGCAGCAGCTGAGACCCGACCTGTTCATCCTCACCGTCGACGGCCCGCTGACCGCCGAGCTCGATGCTCTCGTCGCGCGCGTGGAGGACGGCGGCTTCGGCCCCGCCCGGGTGCTGCGCCATGACGCCCACCGGGGCGTCGCCTCCGCGCTGCAGGACGGGTTGGAGGCCTCGCCCCACGAGCTGGTCGCCCGGGCCGACGCCGACGATCTCTGCCGACCGGACCGCTTCGCCCTGCAGATCCCCGCCATGAGCGGCCCGCCGGCCCTGGACCTGATGGGAGGGGCGATGCGGGAGTTCAGCGATCGTCTCGCCCCCGGGGACGGGCCGCTGCGCACGCGCCCGCTCTCGCACGACGAGATCGTGGCGTACCTGCCCCATCACAGTCCCTTCCACCACCCCACCATCGTGCTGCGTCGCTCCGTGGCCCTGGCCGTCGGGGGATACCGCGACCTGCCGCTGCTGGAGGACTACTGGCTGTGGGAGCGCATGATGCTCGGCGGGGCGAGGATGGGTAACCTCGCGGAGGTGGTGGTCGACTACCGGGTGGACGAGGAGCTGTTCGCACGGCGCGGCGGCTGGCGTCTGTTCGCCAGCGACGTGCGGCTGCAGCGGCGCATGGTGAGGGACCGGGTCACGAGTCCGGGCCTCTTCCTGCGCAATCTCGTCCTCCGCGGCGCGTACCGGGTGGCCCCGGGCTGGGCGCGTCGGCTGGGATACCGCACGTTCATCGAGAAGTCGGCGTGA
- a CDS encoding glycosyltransferase has product MTHSAPAGGTTPQPGTAHPDADSARVVAVVVTYNREDLLRECLDALEDQQRRPDAVVVIDNASSDASGAVADAHPIGADVVHLRRNVGGAGGFAAGMARALVRHGADWVWLMDDDTIPRPGALAALLAALGASPVRLSVLSSRAVWTDGRDHPMNTQRARLDASAAEKQDAARAGGMPIRTASYVSALLNGQDVRRLGLPYADYFIWSDDFEHTGRLLRHGRGLQVPASVVEHRTKVFSNAQASPGARFYYDVRNRLWALLRSTSFAPWERLVYGGRTAFGWGGQLLRHRGTLAGVGARGLMAALRRGPRPSPVVLAADGDVAADVRAIDRAAGR; this is encoded by the coding sequence GTGACCCATTCCGCACCCGCCGGCGGCACGACGCCGCAGCCCGGGACCGCCCACCCCGATGCCGACTCGGCCCGAGTCGTCGCCGTGGTGGTGACCTACAACCGCGAGGACCTGCTGCGCGAGTGCCTCGACGCGCTCGAGGACCAGCAGCGACGCCCGGACGCGGTCGTGGTGATCGACAACGCCTCCAGCGACGCGAGCGGTGCGGTCGCCGATGCGCATCCGATCGGGGCCGACGTCGTCCACCTGCGGCGCAACGTCGGGGGAGCAGGCGGCTTCGCGGCAGGCATGGCCCGGGCCCTGGTGCGCCACGGCGCCGACTGGGTGTGGCTGATGGACGACGACACCATCCCGCGCCCCGGCGCGCTCGCAGCGCTGCTGGCCGCCCTCGGGGCCTCCCCGGTGCGGCTGAGCGTGCTCAGCTCCCGGGCGGTGTGGACCGACGGGCGGGATCACCCCATGAACACCCAGCGGGCCCGGCTCGACGCGAGCGCGGCGGAGAAGCAGGACGCCGCCCGCGCCGGGGGCATGCCCATCCGCACCGCCAGCTATGTCTCCGCCCTGCTGAACGGGCAGGACGTGCGCCGGCTGGGACTGCCGTACGCGGACTACTTCATCTGGTCCGACGACTTCGAGCACACCGGGCGCCTGCTGCGCCACGGTCGGGGGCTGCAGGTCCCCGCCTCCGTGGTCGAGCACCGCACGAAGGTCTTCAGCAACGCCCAGGCCAGCCCGGGCGCCCGCTTCTACTACGACGTGCGCAACCGCCTGTGGGCGCTGTTGAGGTCGACGTCCTTCGCTCCGTGGGAGCGCCTCGTCTACGGCGGACGCACCGCGTTCGGCTGGGGCGGACAGCTGCTGCGCCACCGCGGCACCCTCGCGGGCGTGGGAGCACGGGGCCTGATGGCGGCGCTGCGCCGGGGCCCGCGCCCCTCGCCCGTGGTGCTGGCGGCCGACGGGGACGTCGCGGCCGACGTGCGTGCGATCGACCGGGCGGCCGGACGGTGA
- a CDS encoding LCP family protein codes for MSDQQPPRSPRPGGPRRPAGHRARAGGSARPVTGARRGRSAPGPADTRALPRQEQHPPGEPRGGRQRIVPSSRDDHQAPADAGDAWGPGGPAGPPSGPPPGPGRRPRRRSRIPRPVRLGATLLALVLVVVVGWGAGLVLWADSRIEHVDALSQAENTPGTTYLIAGSDRRGGEAVGDDGTEGARTDTIMLLHKARNGNSYLVSLPRDTLVDIPDEGGYKLNAAYSFGGAPLLVETVEDFTGLTIDHYVEIGFDGVSGMVDAVDHVNLCIDQDVEDEKSGLSMTEGCHDVGGEQALAFVRARYFDPSADLGRQQRQQQFIGALMERVTSPAVLLNPVRHVKLAGAGSDSLVTSDGTGIIDVSRMALSARGAMSNGTMTMPIENPQFQTENSGVAILTDDEDIADFFGSIEDGSADPASGEEG; via the coding sequence GTGAGCGATCAGCAGCCGCCGCGCTCCCCGCGGCCGGGAGGACCCCGCCGTCCTGCCGGGCATCGAGCGCGCGCCGGAGGCAGCGCCCGCCCGGTCACCGGTGCCCGCCGAGGACGATCCGCCCCGGGCCCCGCTGACACCCGTGCCCTGCCGCGACAGGAGCAACATCCGCCCGGCGAGCCGCGGGGCGGCCGGCAGCGCATCGTCCCCAGCTCCCGCGATGACCACCAGGCCCCCGCGGACGCCGGCGACGCCTGGGGCCCCGGCGGACCGGCCGGACCGCCCTCCGGCCCTCCGCCCGGTCCCGGGCGCCGCCCCCGTCGCCGCTCCCGCATCCCGCGGCCCGTGCGCCTCGGGGCCACGCTGCTGGCCCTGGTGCTGGTGGTCGTGGTGGGCTGGGGTGCCGGTCTGGTCCTGTGGGCCGACAGCCGCATCGAGCACGTCGACGCCCTGTCGCAGGCCGAGAACACGCCGGGCACCACCTATCTCATCGCCGGGTCCGACCGCCGCGGCGGGGAGGCGGTGGGCGACGACGGCACCGAGGGCGCTCGCACCGACACGATCATGCTCCTGCACAAGGCGCGGAACGGGAACAGCTACCTGGTCTCCCTGCCCCGCGACACCCTCGTCGACATCCCCGATGAGGGCGGGTACAAGCTCAACGCCGCCTATTCCTTCGGCGGCGCCCCGCTGCTGGTCGAGACCGTCGAGGACTTCACCGGGCTGACGATCGACCACTACGTGGAGATCGGCTTCGACGGCGTCTCCGGCATGGTCGACGCGGTCGACCACGTGAACCTGTGCATCGACCAGGACGTCGAGGACGAGAAGTCCGGGCTGTCGATGACCGAGGGCTGTCATGACGTCGGTGGCGAGCAGGCCCTGGCGTTCGTTCGCGCCCGCTACTTCGATCCCAGCGCGGATCTCGGGCGGCAGCAGCGTCAGCAGCAGTTCATCGGAGCGCTCATGGAGCGGGTGACCTCCCCGGCGGTGCTGCTGAACCCGGTGCGGCACGTGAAGCTGGCCGGCGCCGGTTCCGACTCGCTGGTCACCAGCGACGGCACCGGGATCATCGACGTCTCCCGCATGGCCCTGTCGGCCCGCGGCGCGATGAGCAACGGCACGATGACGATGCCGATCGAGAATCCCCAGTTCCAGACCGAGAACTCCGGGGTGGCGATCCTCACCGACGACGAGGACATCGCCGACTTCTTCGGCTCCATCGAGGACGGCTCGGCCGACCCCGCCTCCGGCGAGGAGGGCTGA
- a CDS encoding glycosyltransferase family 2 protein: MSTPEPVSDPDAVAASPGAATTWFVVPLFNEGSVVGDVIRDLRTRYPLVVCVDDGSLDDSAAIAEEAGAAVVRHPYNMGQGAALKTGIDYALRDPEMRQVVTFDSDGQHQVDDAASMIALRDAEGVDIVLGSRFLDARTKPGLLKRAVLRGAVWYSNITSGVKLSDAHNGLRVLGREACQKIAIEQNRMAHASEIVEEIGRHRFTVREHPVHILYTDYSRSKGQSMLNSVNIVIDMLFR, translated from the coding sequence ATGAGCACCCCCGAGCCCGTGAGCGACCCGGACGCCGTGGCCGCATCCCCCGGTGCCGCGACCACCTGGTTCGTCGTTCCGCTGTTCAACGAGGGGTCGGTCGTCGGGGATGTCATCCGCGACCTGCGCACGCGGTACCCGCTGGTGGTCTGCGTCGACGACGGCAGCCTGGACGACTCGGCGGCGATCGCCGAGGAGGCCGGTGCCGCGGTGGTGCGCCACCCGTACAACATGGGACAGGGCGCCGCACTGAAGACCGGCATCGACTATGCGCTGCGGGACCCGGAGATGCGCCAGGTCGTGACCTTCGACTCCGATGGCCAGCATCAGGTCGACGATGCGGCCTCGATGATCGCGCTGCGCGATGCCGAGGGGGTGGACATCGTGCTGGGCTCACGCTTCCTCGATGCGCGCACCAAGCCGGGCCTGCTCAAGCGCGCGGTGCTGCGCGGTGCGGTCTGGTACTCCAACATCACCAGCGGGGTGAAGCTCTCCGACGCCCACAACGGGCTGCGGGTCCTGGGCCGGGAGGCCTGCCAGAAGATCGCGATCGAGCAGAACCGGATGGCGCACGCCTCCGAGATCGTCGAGGAGATCGGCCGTCATCGCTTCACGGTGCGGGAGCACCCGGTGCACATCCTCTACACGGACTACTCCCGCTCCAAGGGCCAGTCGATGCTGAACTCGGTGAACATCGTCATCGACATGCTCTTCCGCTGA